A stretch of Cryptosporangium aurantiacum DNA encodes these proteins:
- a CDS encoding glycoside hydrolase family 1 protein → MSQSLPSDFLWGASTAAHQIEGNNVAGDFWALEHAGLGLVAEPSGDACDSYHRWREDIDLCRDLGYTAYRFSIEWARIEPVRGQVSRAELAHYRRMIEYAISQGVQPVVTLHHFVHPVWFTRAGAWRQPDAVDQFARYVETVAPILDGVGHVVTMNEPNMLTLILRMGQFLAAPDPAAAMAAARAQLTPSGSSEHLVAGALPPPEPEVAAILVAAHERAREIVRKTTSAKVGWSLAMQALTPEPGYEAECARARDLWENQFLGVCKDDDFLGVQSYTTKRVGPNGPEGPAPGEPTTLVGWTIRPDALEIALRQAWDVTGGTPLLVTENGIATTDDAQRVEYLEGAVAGLQRAVADGIDVRGYLHWTLLDNYEWSLGYRPTFGLIAVDRETFVRTPKPSARRLGEIAAANGV, encoded by the coding sequence ATGTCTCAGTCCCTACCCTCGGATTTCCTCTGGGGCGCGTCCACGGCCGCCCACCAGATCGAGGGCAACAACGTCGCCGGCGACTTCTGGGCTCTGGAGCACGCCGGACTCGGGCTCGTCGCGGAGCCGAGCGGAGACGCGTGCGACAGCTACCACCGGTGGCGCGAGGACATCGACCTGTGCCGCGACCTCGGCTACACGGCCTACCGGTTCAGCATCGAGTGGGCGCGGATCGAGCCGGTACGTGGCCAGGTCTCCCGCGCTGAGCTGGCCCACTACCGGCGAATGATCGAGTACGCGATCTCCCAGGGCGTGCAGCCGGTCGTCACGCTGCACCACTTCGTCCACCCGGTCTGGTTCACCCGCGCCGGCGCGTGGCGGCAGCCGGACGCCGTCGACCAGTTCGCGCGCTACGTCGAGACGGTGGCGCCGATTCTCGACGGTGTCGGCCACGTCGTCACGATGAACGAGCCCAACATGCTGACGCTGATCCTGCGGATGGGGCAGTTCCTCGCCGCGCCGGATCCGGCCGCCGCGATGGCGGCCGCGCGGGCGCAACTCACCCCGTCGGGTTCGTCCGAGCATCTCGTCGCCGGTGCGCTGCCGCCGCCCGAGCCCGAGGTCGCCGCGATCCTCGTCGCCGCCCACGAGCGTGCCCGCGAGATCGTGCGGAAGACGACGTCGGCGAAGGTCGGCTGGTCGCTCGCCATGCAGGCGCTGACGCCCGAGCCCGGGTACGAGGCCGAGTGCGCCCGCGCCCGGGACCTCTGGGAGAACCAGTTCCTCGGCGTCTGCAAGGACGACGACTTCCTCGGCGTCCAGTCCTACACGACCAAGCGGGTGGGGCCGAACGGCCCGGAGGGCCCCGCTCCCGGCGAGCCGACGACGCTGGTCGGCTGGACGATCCGCCCGGACGCGCTGGAGATCGCACTCCGGCAGGCCTGGGACGTGACCGGTGGCACGCCGCTGCTGGTCACCGAGAACGGCATCGCCACCACGGACGACGCCCAGCGGGTGGAGTACCTCGAAGGTGCGGTCGCCGGTCTGCAGCGGGCGGTCGCCGACGGCATCGACGTCCGCGGCTATCTGCACTGGACGCTGCTGGACAACTACGAGTGGAGCCTGGGATACCGCCCGACCTTCGGGCTGATCGCCGTGGACCGCGAGACGTTCGTCCGGACGCCGAAGCCCAGCGCGCGGCGACTCGGTGAGATCGCGGCGGCCAACGGCGTGTGA
- the larC gene encoding nickel pincer cofactor biosynthesis protein LarC, with protein MSHLWIDASAGVAGDMLLGALLDAGARLDVVRDAVDTVVPGEVIVDVAPVTRAGLRALKAHVDPREPAPPHRTWTQIRTLLSPLDGRVRDRAVAAFALLAEAEAAVHGTPVEDVHFHEVGALDSITDVVGVCAALDDLGVESVSAGEVAVGSGRTRTAHGELPVPVPAVAQLARRWRVRGGGAGELATPTGMALVRSLAERCEEVPSMRVDAVGVGAGARDTPGRANVVRVLLGQVEAAEPGGAVLLEANVDDLDPRLWPGVLSALLEAGASDAWLVPIVMKKGRPAHTLSVLCDPVRADPLRAAMFRHTSTLGVRESPRRKTALARAFVDVDVWGEPVAVKVGYADGVLVQVMPEFEDLAALARRQRRPERDVLAAAVRAAAAAGLVVGADAAVLGGLRATTGNRLP; from the coding sequence GTGAGCCACCTCTGGATCGACGCGTCCGCAGGCGTGGCGGGGGACATGCTGCTCGGCGCCCTGCTCGACGCCGGCGCCCGGCTGGACGTCGTCCGCGATGCCGTAGACACGGTCGTGCCCGGGGAGGTCATCGTCGACGTCGCGCCGGTCACCCGGGCAGGCCTGCGGGCGCTGAAAGCGCACGTCGACCCCCGGGAACCGGCACCTCCGCACCGGACCTGGACGCAAATCCGGACGCTGCTCTCACCGTTGGACGGGCGGGTCCGGGACCGTGCCGTCGCGGCGTTCGCGCTGCTGGCCGAGGCGGAGGCGGCCGTGCACGGCACGCCGGTCGAGGACGTCCACTTCCACGAGGTCGGGGCACTGGACTCGATCACCGACGTGGTGGGCGTCTGCGCGGCCCTGGACGACCTCGGCGTCGAATCCGTGTCCGCCGGCGAGGTCGCCGTCGGATCGGGGCGCACGCGCACCGCGCACGGCGAGCTGCCGGTGCCGGTTCCGGCCGTCGCGCAGCTCGCGCGGCGCTGGCGCGTGCGGGGTGGGGGAGCGGGCGAACTCGCGACGCCGACCGGAATGGCGCTGGTTCGCTCGCTCGCGGAGCGCTGCGAGGAGGTGCCGTCGATGCGGGTGGACGCGGTCGGGGTGGGTGCCGGGGCGCGGGATACGCCTGGCCGGGCGAATGTCGTCCGTGTCCTGCTGGGCCAGGTCGAGGCGGCGGAACCGGGGGGCGCGGTCCTGCTGGAGGCCAACGTGGACGACCTGGACCCGAGGCTCTGGCCGGGTGTGCTGTCCGCGCTGTTGGAGGCCGGTGCGTCGGATGCGTGGTTGGTGCCGATCGTGATGAAGAAGGGCCGCCCGGCGCACACGCTGTCGGTGCTCTGCGACCCGGTGCGTGCTGACCCGTTGCGGGCGGCGATGTTCCGGCACACCAGCACGCTCGGCGTCCGCGAGTCGCCTCGGCGGAAGACCGCGCTCGCCCGTGCGTTCGTGGACGTGGACGTGTGGGGTGAGCCGGTGGCGGTCAAGGTCGGCTACGCCGACGGTGTGCTCGTCCAGGTGATGCCCGAGTTCGAGGACCTCGCGGCGCTGGCGCGGCGGCAGCGACGACCGGAACGCGACGTACTGGCCGCGGCCGTGCGGGCGGCGGCAGCGGCCGGCCTCGTGGTCGGCGCCGACGCCGCGGTGCTCGGCGGACTCCGGGCAACCACTGGCAACCGATTGCCGTAA
- the larB gene encoding nickel pincer cofactor biosynthesis protein LarB, which produces MTDVGDLAAFAELDLGRTARRGYPEAIYCEGKTPSQVGAIAAAVRGRPDIVTLFTRASAAHAEAVLAALPDARHDADGALLAWPPTPPVATGGLVTVVAAGTSDLRVAREAELTARYLGRPTELVVDVGVAGLHRILARVADLRRARAIVVVAGMDGALPSVVAGLVSAPVVAVPTSVGYGAAFGGLAPLLTMLNACAPGVAVVNIDNGYGAGHLAAQIAAPA; this is translated from the coding sequence GTGACTGACGTGGGCGACCTCGCCGCGTTCGCGGAGCTCGACCTCGGGCGCACTGCACGGCGCGGTTATCCCGAGGCGATTTACTGCGAGGGCAAGACGCCGTCGCAGGTGGGTGCCATCGCGGCTGCCGTGCGCGGGCGTCCGGACATCGTCACGCTGTTCACGCGGGCCTCGGCCGCGCATGCGGAGGCTGTGCTGGCCGCCTTGCCGGACGCCCGTCACGACGCCGACGGCGCGCTACTGGCCTGGCCACCGACGCCGCCGGTAGCCACCGGCGGCCTGGTGACCGTGGTCGCGGCCGGTACCTCCGACCTGCGGGTGGCCCGGGAAGCGGAACTCACCGCGCGCTACCTCGGGCGGCCGACCGAGCTGGTCGTGGACGTCGGGGTGGCAGGGCTGCACCGGATCCTGGCGCGAGTGGCCGATCTCCGGCGGGCCCGGGCGATCGTCGTCGTGGCCGGCATGGACGGCGCACTGCCGAGCGTCGTTGCGGGCCTGGTCTCGGCACCGGTCGTCGCGGTGCCGACGTCGGTCGGTTATGGCGCGGCGTTCGGCGGTCTGGCGCCGCTGCTGACGATGCTCAACGCGTGCGCACCGGGGGTGGCGGTCGTCAACATCGACAACGGCTACGGCGCGGGCCACCTGGCTGCGCAGATCGCCGCTCCGGCGTGA
- the larE gene encoding ATP-dependent sacrificial sulfur transferase LarE yields the protein MTELLTAATARIGSLLTGVDRLGVAFSGGVDSSVLTALAARALGRDRVLAILGVSPSLADDERTGAHEVARFLGVPVVEVATHEGERAAYRANGPDRCFHCKDELFSRIGDEVDVAHRLDAIAYGENADDARRPDRPGSRAATAHRVLRPLVAAGLDKAAVRAIARELRLPCADKPAAPCLASRIPHFAEVIPEKLRQVECAEAALRRLGFGDLRVRHHGDVARIELSPDDLIRAVSEPLRGTVHAAIVAAGFRFAAVDLAGVQSGAFTLPLVQVGCD from the coding sequence ATGACGGAGCTCCTGACTGCCGCGACGGCGCGCATCGGAAGTCTGCTCACCGGGGTCGACCGGCTCGGGGTCGCGTTCTCCGGCGGCGTCGACTCCTCCGTGCTGACCGCTCTCGCCGCCCGTGCGCTCGGCCGCGACCGGGTGCTAGCGATTCTCGGCGTCTCACCGAGTCTGGCCGACGACGAGCGGACCGGCGCGCACGAGGTGGCACGCTTTCTCGGCGTACCGGTCGTCGAGGTGGCGACGCACGAGGGCGAGCGGGCCGCCTACCGCGCCAACGGCCCGGATCGGTGTTTCCACTGCAAGGACGAACTGTTCAGCCGGATCGGCGACGAGGTCGACGTTGCGCACCGGCTCGACGCGATCGCGTACGGGGAGAACGCCGACGACGCACGCCGCCCGGACCGGCCGGGGAGCAGGGCCGCCACCGCCCACCGGGTACTCCGGCCACTGGTCGCCGCAGGCCTGGACAAAGCGGCGGTCCGCGCGATCGCGCGTGAGCTGCGGCTGCCGTGCGCGGACAAGCCGGCCGCACCCTGCCTGGCCTCCCGCATCCCGCACTTCGCCGAGGTGATCCCCGAGAAGCTCCGCCAGGTCGAGTGCGCCGAGGCCGCGCTGCGCCGGCTGGGCTTCGGTGACCTGCGGGTGCGGCACCACGGGGACGTCGCCCGCATCGAGTTGTCGCCCGACGACCTGATCCGGGCGGTTTCCGAGCCCCTGCGGGGGACGGTCCACGCGGCGATCGTCGCCGCCGGCTTTCGGTTTGCTGCCGTCGACCTCGCCGGCGTGCAGTCCGGAGCGTTCACGCTGCCGCTTGTGCAGGTGGGCTGTGACTGA
- a CDS encoding LacI family DNA-binding transcriptional regulator, translating to MTAPERAPTIYDVAKAAGVAASTVSRAFARPGRVNSETARRIREAAAELGYRANPIARALPTGKTSMIALVISDVTNPFHNEIIRGAQAAAAEAGYTMLLSDAQESGARERETLERAISAVDGIVLATSRMSDSSIRTIAKQRPVVLLNRALADVPCVVTDNPRGMHHAAAHLAELGHQRVTYLAGPEASWADGMRWRSLREGAAELGLHARRIGPFAPTVAGGSAAAAEFVRHPTSAVIAYNDLMAIGLIRALTARGARIPRDLSVIGFDNIFAADLVTPPLTTVAAPLHAMGLTAVRNLLAIVRGAQPRAQEPVSLPARLVLRASTAQRSRNRTSPAWGTTRVSGSAAKASTSRVAGSR from the coding sequence ATGACCGCACCGGAGCGGGCTCCCACGATCTACGACGTGGCGAAGGCCGCCGGGGTCGCGGCGTCGACCGTCTCCCGCGCGTTCGCCCGCCCGGGGCGCGTCAACTCGGAGACCGCACGCCGGATCCGGGAGGCAGCGGCCGAACTCGGCTACCGGGCCAACCCGATCGCCCGCGCGCTGCCGACCGGGAAGACGTCGATGATCGCGCTGGTCATCTCCGACGTCACGAACCCGTTTCACAACGAGATCATCCGCGGCGCCCAGGCGGCGGCCGCGGAGGCCGGCTACACGATGCTGCTCTCCGACGCGCAGGAGTCCGGTGCCCGGGAGCGCGAGACGCTCGAGCGAGCGATCTCCGCCGTCGACGGGATCGTGCTCGCGACTTCCCGGATGTCCGACTCGTCGATCCGGACGATCGCGAAGCAGCGCCCGGTCGTCCTGCTCAACCGGGCGCTGGCCGACGTGCCCTGCGTCGTCACCGACAACCCGCGCGGCATGCACCACGCCGCAGCTCACCTCGCCGAGCTGGGCCATCAGCGGGTCACGTACCTGGCCGGACCGGAGGCGTCCTGGGCCGACGGCATGCGGTGGCGATCACTGCGCGAGGGCGCCGCCGAGCTGGGCCTGCACGCCCGGCGCATCGGCCCGTTCGCACCGACCGTCGCGGGCGGAAGCGCAGCGGCCGCCGAGTTCGTCCGTCATCCCACCAGCGCCGTCATCGCCTACAACGACCTGATGGCGATCGGACTCATCCGGGCGCTGACCGCGCGAGGAGCCCGCATCCCTCGCGATCTCAGCGTCATCGGCTTCGACAACATCTTCGCCGCCGACCTGGTGACTCCGCCGCTGACCACGGTCGCCGCGCCGCTGCACGCGATGGGCCTCACCGCGGTTCGGAACCTGCTCGCGATCGTCCGAGGCGCGCAGCCTCGCGCGCAGGAGCCGGTGAGCCTGCCCGCTCGCCTGGTCCTCCGGGCGTCGACCGCTCAGCGTAGCCGGAACAGGACCTCGCCGGCCTGGGGCACCACGAGGGTGTCCGGGTCGGCGGCGAAGGCGTCCACGTCGAGGGTGGCCGGGTCCAGGTAG
- a CDS encoding lactate racemase domain-containing protein: MALSQDVVGGVIGGADRTLDPDTIRRFVHARLAETDLDGRSVCVVVPDATRSCPLPLLLSAVHEALDGRATNVTVLIALGTHAPMTDEQLAAHLGGSYTVRNHEWWDPARLVPLGRIGADRVAALSEGRLREPVDVVVNRAVVEHDVCLVVGPVFPHEVVGFSGGNKYFFPGVAGHEIIDFSHWLGALITSAEIIGTRGITPVRALIDEAAAMIPGRRLALCLVVESGSGALHAASFGPPETAWAAAAEVSAQAHVKYLDAPVRRVLSVLPTKYDDMWTGAKGFYKVEPIVADGGQVVVYAPHITQISAMHPEIERIGYHCRDYFVKQWDRFTHEHWGVLAHSTHLRGAGTWDPEHGERNRVTVTLATGIPEDVVRAANLDYLDPATLDVDAFAADPDTLVVPQAGEVLFRLR; encoded by the coding sequence ATGGCCCTCTCCCAGGACGTGGTCGGCGGCGTCATCGGCGGCGCGGACCGCACGCTCGATCCCGACACGATCCGCCGGTTCGTGCACGCCCGCCTCGCTGAGACGGACCTGGACGGCCGCAGCGTCTGCGTCGTCGTACCGGACGCCACCCGCAGCTGCCCGTTGCCGCTGCTGCTCTCCGCCGTGCACGAAGCGCTCGACGGGCGGGCGACGAACGTGACCGTGCTGATCGCGCTCGGCACCCACGCGCCGATGACCGACGAGCAGCTAGCGGCGCACCTGGGTGGGTCCTACACCGTGCGCAATCACGAATGGTGGGATCCGGCGCGGCTGGTGCCCCTGGGCCGGATCGGCGCCGACCGCGTCGCTGCACTCTCCGAGGGCCGCCTGCGGGAGCCGGTCGACGTCGTCGTCAACCGGGCCGTCGTCGAACACGACGTCTGTCTGGTCGTCGGCCCGGTGTTTCCGCACGAGGTGGTCGGGTTCTCCGGCGGCAACAAGTACTTCTTCCCCGGCGTGGCCGGGCACGAGATCATCGACTTCTCGCACTGGCTGGGCGCGCTGATCACCAGCGCCGAGATCATCGGCACGCGCGGAATCACGCCGGTGCGAGCGTTGATCGACGAGGCGGCCGCGATGATTCCCGGCCGCCGCCTGGCGCTCTGTCTCGTCGTGGAGTCCGGGAGCGGCGCGCTGCACGCGGCGTCGTTCGGGCCGCCCGAGACGGCCTGGGCCGCGGCGGCCGAGGTCTCCGCGCAGGCCCACGTGAAGTACCTGGACGCACCCGTCCGGCGGGTGCTGTCGGTCCTGCCGACCAAGTACGACGACATGTGGACCGGCGCCAAGGGCTTCTACAAGGTCGAGCCGATCGTCGCGGACGGGGGACAGGTCGTCGTCTACGCGCCGCACATCACGCAGATCTCGGCGATGCACCCGGAGATCGAACGGATCGGTTACCACTGCCGCGACTACTTCGTAAAGCAGTGGGACCGGTTCACGCACGAACACTGGGGCGTGCTCGCCCACTCGACGCATCTGCGCGGAGCCGGCACCTGGGACCCGGAGCACGGCGAGCGGAACCGGGTGACGGTCACGCTCGCCACCGGCATCCCGGAAGACGTCGTCCGAGCGGCGAACCTCGACTACCTGGACCCGGCCACCCTCGACGTGGACGCCTTCGCCGCCGACCCGGACACCCTCGTGGTGCCCCAGGCCGGCGAGGTCCTGTTCCGGCTACGCTGA
- the uxaC gene encoding glucuronate isomerase codes for MANPNPPAGAAPLTVHPDRLFPSDAGVRALARRLYEAVRDAPIVSPHGHVDPRMLAEDSPFPHATALFVQPDHYVTRVLHAAGIDLAELGVGHAPLPDEQARRAWRLLCANWHLFRGTPVRYWLESELSDVFGVDEQPSAATADALYDQIGDQLAQPSHRPRALLDRFRIEFLATTDDPADSLEHHAALAGLGTRVVPTFRPDRYLEPAKPGWADAVARLGAVADTDVGSYKGYLAALELRRQHFLDHRAVSADHSHADAIAEPLDVAEAERLYTDALAGALQPNGATAFRRHMLFEMARMSCDDGLVMTLHPGIHRNHHPGTLAAFGPDSGHDIPTTIEFTRALQPLLDRFGTHPNLHLVLFTVDATVYSREIAPLAGFYPAVYAGVPWWFLDNPSAIRSFQESVTEIAGFSRLSGFIDDTRAFCSIPARHDMARRLDAAHLARLVAAHRLDEDEGLDTLTALVVDQPRKVFKL; via the coding sequence ATGGCGAATCCGAATCCGCCGGCCGGAGCAGCGCCGCTGACGGTGCACCCCGATCGGTTGTTCCCCTCCGACGCGGGCGTCCGCGCACTCGCGCGTCGTCTGTACGAGGCGGTGCGGGACGCGCCGATCGTGTCGCCGCACGGCCACGTCGACCCGCGGATGCTGGCCGAGGACTCGCCGTTTCCGCACGCCACCGCGCTGTTCGTGCAGCCCGACCACTACGTGACCCGCGTCCTGCACGCCGCCGGGATCGACCTGGCGGAGCTCGGCGTGGGGCACGCTCCACTCCCCGACGAGCAGGCCCGCCGCGCCTGGCGGCTGCTGTGCGCGAACTGGCACCTGTTCCGTGGCACGCCGGTCCGTTACTGGCTGGAGAGCGAGCTCTCCGACGTCTTCGGCGTGGACGAACAGCCGAGCGCCGCGACGGCGGATGCGCTCTACGACCAGATCGGCGACCAGCTGGCGCAGCCCAGCCACCGGCCCCGCGCGCTGCTGGACCGGTTCCGCATCGAGTTCCTCGCGACCACCGACGACCCCGCCGACTCGTTGGAGCACCATGCGGCGCTGGCCGGTCTCGGTACCCGGGTCGTCCCGACCTTCCGCCCGGACCGCTACCTGGAACCCGCCAAGCCCGGCTGGGCCGACGCCGTCGCCCGGCTCGGCGCGGTCGCGGACACCGACGTCGGTTCGTACAAGGGCTACCTCGCGGCGCTGGAACTGCGGCGCCAGCACTTCCTCGACCACCGGGCCGTCTCCGCCGACCACAGCCACGCCGACGCGATCGCCGAACCGCTGGACGTCGCCGAGGCCGAACGCCTCTACACCGACGCGCTCGCCGGCGCGCTGCAGCCAAACGGCGCGACGGCGTTCCGCAGGCACATGCTGTTCGAGATGGCCCGGATGTCGTGCGACGACGGGCTGGTCATGACGCTGCACCCCGGCATCCACCGTAACCACCACCCCGGCACGCTCGCGGCGTTCGGGCCCGACAGCGGCCACGACATCCCGACCACGATCGAGTTCACCCGGGCGCTGCAGCCCCTACTGGACCGGTTCGGCACCCACCCGAACCTGCACCTGGTGCTGTTCACGGTGGATGCGACCGTGTACAGCAGGGAGATCGCGCCGCTGGCCGGGTTCTACCCGGCGGTCTACGCGGGTGTGCCGTGGTGGTTTCTCGACAACCCCAGCGCGATCCGGTCGTTCCAGGAGTCGGTCACCGAGATCGCCGGTTTCTCCCGGCTGTCCGGCTTCATCGACGACACCCGCGCGTTCTGCTCGATCCCGGCGCGCCACGACATGGCCCGCCGTCTCGACGCCGCCCACCTGGCCCGGCTCGTCGCCGCCCACCGGCTCGACGAGGACGAAGGTCTCGACACCCTCACGGCGCTCGTCGTCGACCAGCCGCGAAAGGTCTTCAAGCTGTGA